From one Rhopalosiphum padi isolate XX-2018 chromosome 2, ASM2088224v1, whole genome shotgun sequence genomic stretch:
- the LOC132919677 gene encoding N-terminal Xaa-Pro-Lys N-methyltransferase 1-A, which yields MNMDELDYEKSKNYWSNVPASVNGMLGGFSSLTTKDIKDSDLFLRKLFQMENGPSNSRVLDCGAGIGRITKNLLCKHFKCVDLLEQDEKFLEKAKLNCIGSNVENFYCSGLQEFTPTDNQKYDVIWIQWVLGYITDDDLIKFLNKCCKLLNTNGIIVVKENISQEEEGEIDSEDSSITRSYIQFCIIFQKANLICKANRTQKNFPSELYRVEMFALQPANEKLNS from the exons atgaatatggaTGAATTGGATTACGAGAAGAGTAAAAACTATTGGTCCAATGTCCCTGCTTCAGTTAATGGTATGCTTGGGGGGTTCTCCAGTTTGACGACTAAGGATATCAAGGATTCTGATCTCTTCcttagaaaattatttcaaatggaAAACGGTCCATCCAATAGCCGAGTGTTAGACTGTGGTGCTGGAATTGGTAGAATAACCAAAAACCTATTgtgcaaacattttaaatgtgttgATTTGCTGGAACAAGACGAGAAATTTTTGGAGAAAGCCAAACTGAATTGTATAGGGTCTAACGTAGAAAACTTTTATTGTTCTG GATTACAAGAATTCACACCTACTGACAATCAAAAATACGACGTCATATGGATCCAGTGGGTTCTTGGTTATATTACAGATGACGATTTGATTAAGTTTTTGAATAAGTGTTG taaattgttaaatacaaaTGGCATTATAGTTGTTAAAGAAAACATTTCTCAAGAAGAAGAAGGAGAAATAGATTCAGAAGATAGTTCAATAACAAGAAGTTACATacagttttgtattatattccaaaaagcaaatttaatatgtaaagcAAATAGAACACAAAAAAATTTCCCATCAGAACTCTACAGAGTTGAAATGTTTGCATTACAACCagctaatgaaaaattaaattcttga
- the LOC132919678 gene encoding ER membrane protein complex subunit 8/9 homolog, with translation MTKVSFSTLAYCKIVAHAAKYPHCEVNGLLVAENSTKGDKLVIVDTVPLFHQCLHVSPMSEIALMQIDQSASTCDMYIAGYYLANETLDDLSYDKPAHKIVDKIVEHESDVCMVVINNRLMELNQKESALIVHTQDDGKWKRLNNSNVQIENVTLAAASAVLQQQLYNNLVDFDNHLDNLSLDWLNAEFSNCVERTSGHDIGRRLMINKSVS, from the exons ATGACGAAAGTATCTTTTTCGACGTTGGCGTATTGTAAAATCGTCGCCCATGCAGCCAAATATCCTCACTGTGAAGTAAACGGACTACTGGTCGCCGAAAACTCGACCAAAGGAGATAAGTTAGTTATAGTGGATACTGTTCCATTGTTCCATCAGTGTCTCCACGTGTCTCCGATGTCGGAGATCGCTTTGATGCAAATTGACCAATCGGCCAGCACGTGCGATATGTACATTGCTGGCTATTATCTAGCCAACGAGACGTTGGATGACTTAAG ttatGATAAACCAGCCCATAAGATTGTGGATAAGATTGTTGAACACGAGTCAGATGTCTGTATGGTTGTG atcAATAATCGATTAATGGAGTTAAATCAAAAAGAAAGTGCACTAATAGTACATACACAAGATGATGGAAAATGGAAACGTCTTAATAACTCAAA cgTACAAATAGAAAATGTAACACTGGCTGCTGCATCAGCTGTATTACAACAACAgctctataataatttagtagattTTGACAATCATTTGGACAATTTGTCTTTAGATTGGCTTAATGCAGAATTTTCTAACTGTGTGGAAAGAACATCGGGACATGACATTGGAAGAAGGCTGATGATTAATAAATCAGTTTCTTGA
- the LOC132922329 gene encoding uncharacterized protein LOC132922329 translates to MNLSNKEINSLLLNKSAITENYNSATPVVQNLDLKSSVKKKKERIIESGVKIMIINLYKSKIMEMQNQSNINYDDLMVTLSKCSGIKLRSIIEVVNEYRVSKQLKPVKLPERKSTATENSATPVVQNLDLKSSINKRKERIIESGEKIMIINLYKSKIMEMQNQSNINYDDLMVTLSKETEISLRSITEIVNEYRESKKIGHVKSPDRKRNRPIIDDKIDEFNKIAIRKKIHAFWLKREIPTLPKILQVIKNDPDLPNISQSHFYRVLKELNFKFTKRKQDRALTETEDLVVWRQNYIKDIRRYRSEGRIIYYLDEMSINVDDCIGDTLINRLSTGPKNPTAEGECLLAFHIGSIEGFVDGCLMCYNYKQKKNATNYCDEFISNIFYDWFCGVLPRLKDNCIIVMDNISYHSLKKEPIPTMDWKKENIIKWLVSKNCVVDKSIIKHLLMEKVNEIKPFHDKYLIDEEALKVNKVVLRLPPHHDELNPIELAWSMVKSHVKQHNTTCKLSDVKKLLSDGIQRITPEMWANFVSHTFTEEDKLYKIDFIVDEILDSVSDQIQTRDTSSDFSD, encoded by the exons atgaatTTATCTAACAAAGAAATCAATTCGTTATTGTTGAACAAATCGGCCATAACGGAAAATTATAATTCTGCGACACCTGTCGTTCAAAATCTTGATTTGAAATCatccgttaaaaaaaaaaaagaacga aTAATCGAAAGTggagttaaaattatgattattaatctttataaatctaaaatcatGGAAATGCAAAACCAATCTAATATTAACTATGATGATTTAATGGTAACTTTGTCAAAATGCTCAGGAATTAAACTTCGTTCAATTATAGAGGTTGTGAATGAGTACAGAGTGTCTAAACAATTAAAGCCTGTGAAACTACCTGAAAGAAAGTCGACCGCAACGGAAAATTCTGCGACGCCTGTCGTACAAAATCTTGATTTGAAATCATccattaataaaagaaaagaacGG aTAATCGAAAGTGgagaaaaaattatgattattaatcttTATAAATCCAAAATCATGGAAATGCAAAACCAATCTAATATTAACTATGATGATTTAATGGTAACTTTGTCAAAAGAAACAGAAATTAGTCTTCGTTCAATTACAGAGATCGTGAACGAGTACAGAGAGTCCAAAAAAATTGGTCATGTAAAGTCACCGGACAGAAAAAGAAATCGTCCGATAATCGACGATAAAATTGatgaattcaataaaattgcaattagaaaaaaaatccatGCATTTTGGTTAAAACGTGAAATACCGACATTGCCGAAAATTCTACAGGTCATTAAGAATGATCCGGACCTTCCGAATATATCTCAATCACATTTTTATCGGGTATTAAAGGagttgaattttaaattcactaAAAGAAAACAGGACAGAGCATTAACTGAAACAGAAGATCTCGTAGTATGGCGACAGAATTACATTAAAGACATACGACGTTATCGGAGCGAAGGtcgaataatatactatttagatGAAATGTCGATAAATGTCGATGACTGTATTGgagatacattaataaatagattatcTACAGGACCGAAAAATCCAACAGCCGAAGGGGAATGTTTGTTAGCCTTCCATATAGGTTCAATTGAAGGCTTCGTCGATGGTTGTTTgatgtgttataattataaacaaaaaaaaaacgcgacCAACTACTGCGACGAATTTATTagcaacattttttatgattggtttTGTGGAGTTTTGCCTAGGTTAAAggataattgtattatagtaatgGACAATATTTCGTATCACTCGCTCAAAAAAGAACCTATTCCCACAATGGATTGGAAAAaggaaaacataataaaatggcTGGTGTCTAAAAATTGCGTCGTCGATAAGTCAATAATCAAACATCTATTAATGGAAAAGGTAAATGAAATCAAACCTTTCcatgacaaatatttaatagatgaaGAAgcgttaaaagttaataaagtGGTCTTGCGTTTACCTCCTCACCACGATGAACTAAATCCTATTGAGCTAGCGTGGTCGATGGTAAAAAGTCATGTAAAACAACACAATACTACGTGCAAGTTGAGTGATGTAAAGAAGCTACTCAGCGATGGAATTCAACGCATAACACCCGAAATGTGGGCTAATTTTGTTAGCCACACATTCACAGAGGAAGATAAATTGTACAAAATCGACTTCATTGTTGACGAAATATTAGATTCAGTATCGGATCAGATACAAACAAGAGACACTTCCTCAGACTTTTCTGattga
- the LOC132922349 gene encoding double-strand break repair protein MRE11 yields MSSETSVQDDSENFKILVATDLHLGFEEKNLVRADDTFNTFEEVLQLAVKHKVDFILLAGDLFHINQPSVASLERCISLLRTYCLGDKPINMEFICDQAEVFKHCNHPIVNFEDQNLNVSIPVFSIHGNHDDPCGYREMSCMDLLSSMGLINYFGKQTNLQELKINPILLKKGSNKIAIYGLSHIRDERLERLFKDKKVFMNRPLEDVDDWFNIFVCHQNRVSRPGTKYLSEKCIPSHIMLTIWGHEHESLIDPVRGDSSSGYICQPGSTVATSMCEGEAGTKYVGLLTISGKRFKMEPLELKTVRLMHFETVKLSECDEDVSTSKKTQEFVRRQIEDILLKLSLKYSGHTKQPKLPLIRLRVEYTNETQHFNGIQFGQEFQDRVANSNDMILLRMEKKSVQKKTKCIDDQALSNIMDNEEMDNIEHIVDQYFRTTNEENQLELLSVDGMAEAVDWLVNKSRLDAINKVVTHQMKKMKNHVIKQEGLNENNISEHIISYHNSRTQKSKDEANDVREVLSSQQYTAQNDSDNESNISHAKSDDEEISNDSSASTSVQNVRGKRGRGSRGSRATTRARGRAKGQTKLNF; encoded by the exons atgtCGTCTGAAACAAGTGTTCAAGACGATTCagaaaacttcaaaattcttgtAGCAACAGACTTACATTTAGGTTTCGAAGAAAAGAATTTGGTTCGAG CTGATGACACATTCAATACATTTGAAGAAGTATTACAATTAGCAGTAAAACATAaagttgattttatattattagctgGTGATTTATTTCATATCAACCAACCTTCAGTAGCATCTTTAGAAAGATGCATTTCTCTCTTGCGTACTTATTGTTTGGGAgacaa acctATAAATATGGAATTTATTTGTGACCAAGCTGAAGTATTTAAACATTGCAATCATCCTATTGTCAATTTTGAAGACCAAAATCTAAATGTTTCGATTCCAGTTTTTTCAATTCATGGCAATCATGATGATCCttgtg GTTATAGAGAAATGTCATGTATGGATCTTTTAAGTTCCATgggtttaattaattactttggTAAGCAAACAAATCTTCAAGAGCTTAAAATAAAtcctatacttttaaaaaaaggaTCAAATAAAATTGCCATTTATGGTTTGAGTCATATCCGAGATGAAAGGTTGGAACGACTATTTAaggataaaaaagtatttatgaatCGCCCATTAGAAGATGTAGATGATTGGTTCAATATATTTGTGTGCCATCAAAATCGTGTAAGTCGACcaggtacaaaatatttatctgaaAAATGTATTCCAAGTCATATAATGCTTACCATTTGGGGACATGAACACGAAAGTTTAATTGACCCTGTTCGAGGGGACTCAAGTTCAGGTTATATTTGTCAGCCAG gTAGTACTGTAGCAACGTCTATGTGTGAAGGAGAAGCAGGTACGAAATATGTTGGACTATTAACTATCAGTGGTAAACGTTTCAAAATGGAACCACTTGAATTGAAAACTGTTAGGCTGATGCACTTTGAAACAGTAAAACTATCAGAATGTGATGAAGATGTTAGTACTTCAAAGAAAACTCAAGAATTTGTAAGAAGACAAATTGaggatatattattgaaattgagTCTTAAATATAGTG GTCACACTAAACAACCAAAATTACCATTAATACGACTCAGAGTCGAATATACTAATGAAACTCAACATTTTAATGGTATTCAATTTGGTCAAGAATTTCAAGACCGTGTTGCAAATTctaatgatatgatattattaagaatGGAAAAGAAAAgtgttcaaaaaaaaactaaatgcaTTGATGACCAAGCTCTTTCAAATATTATGGATAATGAAGAA atGGATAATATTGAACATATTGTTGATCAATATTTTAGAACTACTAACGAGGAAAATCAACTAGAATTATTATCTGTTGATGGTATGGCTGAAGCAGTTGATTGGCTTGTAAATAAATCGCGTCTTGATGCAATAAATAAAGTTGTAAC acatcaaatgaaaaaaatgaaaaatcatgTTATAAAACAAGAaggtttaaatgaaaataatatatcagaGCACATTATTAGTTATCACAATTCTCGCACCCAAAAATCAAAAGATGAAGCTAATGat gttcGTGAAGTATTGAGTTCCCAGCAATATACAGCTCAAAATGATTCTGACAATGAATCAAATATTTCACATGCCAAATCAGATGATGAAGAAATAAGTAATGATTCTTCTGCAAGTACAAGTGTACAAAATGTTCGAGGAAAAAGAGGTCGTGGCAGTAGAGGATCCAGAGCTACTACCAGAGCTAGAGGAAGAGCAAAAGGCCAgactaaactaaatttttaa
- the LOC132919679 gene encoding large ribosomal subunit protein uL29, with the protein MTKVKCSDLRLKDKESLLKQLEELKQELANLRVSKVTGGTASKLSRIRVVRKAILRCYVVIHQKQKEALRKIFKNRKYKPLDLRPKLTRAKRRALTKKELSVKTQKEIKKKNKFPPRMYAVKA; encoded by the exons ATG ACGAAAGTCAAGTGCTCAGATTTACGTCTAAAGGACAAGGAATCCTTGTTGAAACAACTCGAAGAGTTGAAACAGGAATTGGCCAATTTGAGAGTTTCCAAAGTTACTGGAGGTACAGCGTCAAAACTTTCCCGGAT ccGTGTTGTCCGCAAAGCAATCCTACGTTGTTATGTtgtaattcatcaaaaacaaaAGGAAGCACTCAGAAAAATCTTCAag aatcgtAAGTACAAGCCTTTGGATTTGAGGCCAAAACTTACCAGGGCAAAGAGACGTGCACTCACAAAGAAGGAACTGAGTGTTAAGACCCAGAAAGAAATTAAGAAGAAGAACAAGTTCCCCCCTAGGATGTACGCCGTAAAAGCTTAA
- the LOC132922350 gene encoding uncharacterized protein LOC132922350, with protein MESEQKLQTLIHMAIDVKNRQINQHYLVKLFEIIIKNSPQLANCDVDLTPNDEKHSQTNVSNKGIHEVSINPLNDIFDVSSSNHEEMLYEYENEELLYKYENEENSSLMPKNNLDDFSNSNLTLEDKKPLMEKSESCLHEWTENLETQQNVVLLRLNTSLRTDRFMTQEWVCLNLGMSAGNFREFDLDYRTNFKNIFNFLELQKSVNRNTRIDIQHLKKKCIKIQKYIKKHIDMDPEATGVVTFMKGACMSCGRPAKMVKTKRLSLNYSDHRRQLSDKSNPIEKKEIYQSNSGKMIKNKPKQSITNNQCTKPTTISTETCLWINGVPQPCHPFSNKRTGNVEIDLERIRADVNSRKTINDKLNSNNPREKPAMKPSIKVCGFIRNAIQQRTTSLISSTYDDSNFSCCFKGHQKRKSKKRQIWKS; from the exons ATGGAGTCGGAACAGAAATTACAAACTTTAATACACATGGCAATAGATGTAAAAAAT agACAAATTAATCAACATTATTTggtaaaactttttgaaattataattaaaaattcaccacAACTGGCTAATTGTGACGTAGATTTAACTCCAAATGACGAAAAACACAGTCAG acGAACGTAAGTAATAAAGGAATTCACGAAGTGTCCATAAATCCACTTAATGACATATTTGATGTATCGTCTTCAAACCACGAAGAAATGTTATACGAATACGAAAACGAAGAATTGTTGTACAAATACGAAAATGAAGAAAATAGCTCGTTG ATGCCCAAGAATAATTTGGATGACTTTTCAAATAGTAATCTCACTTTAGAAGATAAAAAACCGTTGATGGAAAAATCTGAAAGCTGTCTTCACGAATGGACCGAA AATTTGGAGACACAACAAAATGTAGTTCTTCTAAGGTTAAATACAAGTTTAAGAACAGACAGATTTATGACCCAAGAATGGGTGTGTTTAAATTTAGGCATGTCGGCTGGAAATTTCCGAGAATTTGATTTAGATTATcgaacaaattttaagaatatttttaattttctagagttacaa AAATCAGTGAACAGGAATACTAGGATAGATATTCAACATCTAAAgaagaaatgtattaaaatacaaaaatatatcaaaaaacacATTGATATGGATCCCGAAGCAACAGGCGTCGTTACATTTATGAA gGGTGCGTGTATGTCATGTGGAAGACCGGCGAAGATGGTTAAAACAAAACGACTTTCTCTAAATTATTCTGATCATAGGAGACAGCTTTCCGATAAGTCTAATCcgatagaaaaaaaagaaatctaTCAATCCAATAG tggtaaaatgataaaaaataagccAAAACAATCGATCACAAACAATCAATGTACGAAACCTACTACGATATCAACAGAAACTTGTTTATGGATAAATGGTGTTCCTCAGCCATGTCATCCGTTTTCAAACAAGAGGACGGGAAACGTAGAAATAGATTTAGAGCGAATAAGAGCAGATGTAAATag CCGTAAAACGATAAATGACAAGCTGAATTCAAACAATCCTAGGGAGAAACCTGCTATGAAACCGAGCATAAAAGTTTGTGGGTTTATAAGAAATGCTATCCAACAAAGAACTACTTCATTAATTTCTTCAACATACGATGATAGTAACTTCTCATGTTGCTTCAAAGGACATCAGAAAAG aaAATCCAAAAAACGACAAATCTGGAAATCTTAA
- the LOC132919307 gene encoding splicing factor 3B subunit 3 isoform X2, with product MYLYNMTLQRGSGITHAIHGNFSGGKVQEILVSRGKSLELMRPDTNTGKVHTLLTVEVFGIIRALMSFRQSGGTKDYIVVGSDSGRIVILEYLPSKNVLDKVHQETFGKSGCRRIVPGQYLAIDPKGRAIMIGAVEKQKLVYIPNRDAEARLTISSPLEANKSNTLVYHMVGIDVAFDNPIFACLEIDYEEVDADPTGEAVQTTRQTLTFYEVDFGLNHVVRKYSEPLEEHANSLITVPGDKDGPGGVLICSENYITYKNQGEQPDIRCPIPRRRNDLDDPERGMILVCSATHKTKSMFFFLVQTEQGDVFKVTLETNEEFVTEIRMKYFDTVPVASAMCVLKTGFLFVASEFGNHYLYQIANLGDDDDEPEFSSAMPLEEGDTFFFAPRQLRNLVLVDEMDSLSPIMACQVADLAAEDTPQLYMACGRGSRSTLRVLRHGLEVSEMAVSELPGSPNAVWTVKRRADGIESP from the exons ATGTATCTGTATAATATGACATTGCAACGTGGTAGCGGCATTACGCATGCTATCCATGGCAATTTCAGTGGTGGAAAAGTACAAGAAATTTTAGTATCTCGTGGAAAGTCTTTAGAGCTCATGAGACCTGATACCAATACTGGCAAAGTCCATACATTGCTAACTGTTGAGGTATTTGGAATTATTCGTGCTTTGATGAGTTTTAGGCAATCTGGCGGTACTAAAG attacatAGTTGTTGGTTCTGATTCTGGAAGAATTGTTATATTGGAATATCTGCCTTCAAAAAATGTCTTAGATAAAGTGCATCAAGAAACTTTTGGAAAGAGTGGGTGCAGGCGAATTGTTCCTGGACAATATTTGGCTATTGACCCAAAAGGAAGAGCTATAATGATtg gcGCGGTAGAAAAGCAAAAATTAGTTTACATTCCTAACAGAGATGCTGAAGCACGGCTTACAATTTCATCTCCTTTGGAAGCTAATAAAAGCAATACACTTGTGTACCACATGGTTGGAATTGATGTAGCTTTTGACAATCCAATTTTTGCCTGCCTTGAAATTGACTAtgag GAAGTTGATGCAGATCCAACTGGAGAAGCTGTTCAAACTACAAGACAGACTCTTACATTTTATGAAGTTGATTTTGGTTTAAATCATGTAGTTCGTAAATATAGTGAACCTTTAGAAGAACATGCTAATTCTCTTATTACTGTTCCTGGTGATAAAGATGGACCTGGTGGTGTACTGATTTGTTCAGAAAATTATATCACTTATAAAAATCAAGGAGAACAACCAGACATACGATGTCCAATACCCCGTAGACgt aACGATTTGGATGATCCCGAAAGAGGAATGATTTTAGTATGTAGTGCTACACATAAGACTAAATCTATGTTTTTCTTCTTGGTTCAGACAGAACAAGGCGATGTTTTCAAAGTGACATTAGAAACCAATGAAGAGTTTGTTACAGAAATTagaatgaaatattttgatactgTTCCAGTAGCTTCTGCCATGTGTGTTCTAAAAACTGGGTTTTTATTTGTAGCATCAGAGTTTGGTAACCA ttacttaTATCAGATTGCCAATTTgggtgatgatgatgatgaaccAGAGTTTAGCTCAGCAATGCCTCTTGAGGAAggagatacatttttttttgctccAAGACAATTGAGAAATTTAGTATTAGTTGATGAAATGGATTCATTGTCACCTATAATGGCTTGTCAAGTTGCTGATTTAG ctgcTGAAGATACCCCACAATTATATATGGCTTGTGGTCGAGGTTCAAGATCTACCTTAAGAGTTTTAAGGCACGGTCTTGAAGTTTCTGAAATGGCAGTTTCTGAACTACCTGGAAGTCCAAATGCAGTATGGACAGTGAAAAGAAGAGCAGATG GTATTGAATCACCGTAG
- the LOC132923076 gene encoding eclosion hormone-like, giving the protein MMNTSFKKIVFLAAALALIAMFGHVAADMADVGMCIRNCAQCKKMLGAYFEGPLCADACVKFKGKMIPDCENIESVAPFLNKLE; this is encoded by the coding sequence ATGATGAACACTTCATTCAAGAAAATCGTCTTCTTGGCCGCGGCGTTGGCATTGATCGCGATGTTCGGTCACGTGGCGGCAGACATGGCGGACGTGGGCATGTGCATCAGGAACTGCGCGCAATGCAAAAAGATGTTGGGCGCCTACTTCGAGGGGCCGTTGTGCGCAGACGCCTGCGTCAAATTCAAGGGCAAGATGATACCGGACTGTGAAAACATCGAGTCCGTAGCACCGTTCCTCAACAAGCTCGAGTGA